From the Winogradskyella forsetii genome, the window TCGAGCGGTTTTATATGGCTTGCTTTATTCAGCGCAATCGGATAAATGATATAGTAATAAACAATTAAAAATAAAGATAAAAAGATGATGCCATAGGCTAAAAACCAAGGCATTTGCTCGCCATAACGGGTTATAAATCCTTCGATGAATCCGGCAACAATAAAGAATGGAATAGTGCTCACCACAATTTTTAATCCGTCTTTTGCACCTTTCATAAATGCGACACGTCTGGAATAGGTTTTAGGAAACAAAAAGCTATTTCCCATTACCAAACCAGCACAGCCAGCGATAACTATAACTGAAATTTCAATCGTTCCATGTAGCCAAACCGTTGAGGTTTTTTCCAAAATACCGTAATTATAAAAGAAAGTAATAAATGCGCCTAACATAATGCCATTACTAAAAAGTACATAAATAGTTCCAACGCTAAAAATCGCGCCACAGGCGAAAGCGATAATCGCAACTCTAATATTATTTATGGTAATTCCTAAGAACGTTCCAACTTGACTACCGCTTTTATAAACAGCCATGGGTTCGCCTTTTTCAATATTTTCTAAAGTCATATTGACATAACCATCGCCTAAAATTAAGCGAATAAACGAGTCGTCATTCAAGGTAGAAACAGCACCAATAGTTACTGCTGCCATAAAAATTAGAAAGGCGTAGAGCAAGGTTTTATGATATTGATAAAAAAATAGAGGAAACTCTTCAAGCCAGAACGACACAATTTTATTTTTTGACTCTTTTTTGGTAATATAAATCTTTTGGTGTGCTTGTGAAGCCAACGAATTTAAGTACAGCAAAGTCTTGCTCCCAGGATAATAGGTTTGAGCATAAGACAGATCGTTGGTAAGTTGAATATAGTAAGAAGCTAAGTCATCAGGTTTTATTTTCGCATTATTCTCTAATGCGTTTTCAAAACCAATCCATTTTTCCTTATTTTGCTTCACGAAAGACGCTTCGCGCATAAATTGTTATAAATTAGAAACGAATATACATTTCAATGGGCAAATTAGCAATTAACACGGCACAAAATGTCAACTTAGATTATAAGTTAATTGGTTTGGGTGAACGAATGGTCGCCTTCTTAATAGATGGAATTATTTTGATCACCTATATGACCATCATTGAAAACCTTGTTTCGGTTTCTGAAATATTTGATGCAGATAGCTGGACAAGACGTGGTTTTTTGGGCTTGTTGACCTTACCAGCACTATTTTATTCGGTCATTTGCCATATTCTTTTTGGAGGACAGACCATCGGAAAAATGATATTAAAAATAAAAGTGGTAAGCATAGATGGTTCGCCAACACAATGGTATAATTTCTTTGTGCGTTGGATGCTCAGGATTGTTGATTTGTGGATTTTTTCGCCATCAATAGGAGTTTTAAGTATTTTGTTATCGGATAAAAAACAACGTGTTGGCGATGCTGCTGCGGGAACTGTAGTTATAAGTGTTAAGAAAAAGCACAAAATCACTAGTACTATTCTCGAAGATTTAAACGACGATTATGAACCTATTTTTAATAATGTCACCCAGTTAACCGACAAAGATGTAAGAATTATTAAAGAGGCGTTTATCATTTCGAAAAAGAATAATGATTTTAAAACCTTAACCATTTTAAAAAATAAGATTTGCGATACGTTGCAGATTGAATCGAAGCTGTATGATGTTCAGTTTATAGACACCATTCTTAAGGATTAT encodes:
- a CDS encoding RDD family protein, whose protein sequence is MGKLAINTAQNVNLDYKLIGLGERMVAFLIDGIILITYMTIIENLVSVSEIFDADSWTRRGFLGLLTLPALFYSVICHILFGGQTIGKMILKIKVVSIDGSPTQWYNFFVRWMLRIVDLWIFSPSIGVLSILLSDKKQRVGDAAAGTVVISVKKKHKITSTILEDLNDDYEPIFNNVTQLTDKDVRIIKEAFIISKKNNDFKTLTILKNKICDTLQIESKLYDVQFIDTILKDYNYYTQNM
- a CDS encoding stage II sporulation protein M produces the protein MREASFVKQNKEKWIGFENALENNAKIKPDDLASYYIQLTNDLSYAQTYYPGSKTLLYLNSLASQAHQKIYITKKESKNKIVSFWLEEFPLFFYQYHKTLLYAFLIFMAAVTIGAVSTLNDDSFIRLILGDGYVNMTLENIEKGEPMAVYKSGSQVGTFLGITINNIRVAIIAFACGAIFSVGTIYVLFSNGIMLGAFITFFYNYGILEKTSTVWLHGTIEISVIVIAGCAGLVMGNSFLFPKTYSRRVAFMKGAKDGLKIVVSTIPFFIVAGFIEGFITRYGEQMPWFLAYGIIFLSLFLIVYYYIIYPIALNKASHIKPLEATSQTHPKSLLT